Proteins from one Muntiacus reevesi chromosome X, mMunRee1.1, whole genome shotgun sequence genomic window:
- the DDX53 gene encoding LOW QUALITY PROTEIN: DEAD box protein 53 (The sequence of the model RefSeq protein was modified relative to this genomic sequence to represent the inferred CDS: substituted 1 base at 1 genomic stop codon), which yields MASAPEKKRVEPTLRDLRDPQVSRDGRGGRGRGWSHTSGRAESRAPSYREPPLCFLIKSSMIGAVIGRGGSKIQDIQDSTSTKIQIIKGGPEAEVKIFGKKDMKAKAKVAIETLVKKRERSYSSECSVDSAASQPFAGRGWSRSTTTRATQPKDDTTKAAQPRDDNVTRRAQPGDHMAREAQAENDDTTRGAQPRETAARASQPRDEDAAREAQPRNYATIVAKPRNYAAILAQPRDSAAILAQPRDKAAKRAQPGDHEARDLQVKDNDAAIATQSRDDAAIATQSRDDDAAIATQSRDDAAAGAAQSRDPTARETQAKDDTAREAQPRDDDATRGTEPRDHGAREAQAKDNTRVAQPRDYVATVAQPRDYAAIVDQPRDFAAIVAQPRDHEPRATQPRDVTARAAQPRIDWDKVKAGVIEWNKRKWADLPPIKKNLYIESKATQSLSQVEVDIWRKENCNIRCDDLTEGDKRPIPKPTCTFEDAFQQYPEIMESIRRAGFQKPTPIQSQAWPIILQGIDLIGIAQTGTGKTLSYLMPGFIHLNFQPVSRKQRNGPGMLVLTPTRELALQVEAECSKYLYKGLKSVCIYGGGNRKGQIQDVTKGVDIIIATPGRLNDLQMNNYVNLRSITYLVLDEADKMLDLGFEHQIMKILLDVRPDRQTVMTTASWPDATRRLAQSYLKQPMIVYVGTLDLVAVNTVKQNIIVTTEEEKRSLIQEFLQSLSPKDKVIVFVGRKLVADDLSSDLSIQGIPVQSLHGDREQCDRDQALEDFRSGRVKILIATDLASRGLDVSDVTHVYNYNFPRNIEEYVHRVGRTGRAGKTGESITLVTQDDWKIADELIKILQRANQTVPPNLRSMADRFKKRKQIRRXEKNQRNLKKNAPSFINIHTLKNFTY from the coding sequence ATGGCGTCGGCGCCAGAGAAGAAGCGGGTGGAACCTACTTTGAGAGATCTGAGAGATCCCCAGGTCAGTCGGGATGgcaggggtggcagaggaagggGCTGGAGCCACACCTCTGGCCGCGCAGAGTCTAGGGCGCCCAGTTACCGAGAACCACCGCTCTGCTTTCTCATTAAGAGCAGCATGATTGGTGCGGTGATTGGGCGTGGGGGATCAAAAATACAGGATATCCAGGATTCTACCAGTACAAAAATACAGATCATAAAAGGTGGTCCTGAAGCTGAGGTAAAAATTTTTGGCAAGAAAGACATGAAGGCCAAGGCCAAAGTGGCTATAGAAACTCTTGTTAAGAAACGAGAGAGAAGCTACAGTTCAGAATGCAGTGTTGATAGTGCTGCCTCTCAACCTTTTGCTGGAAGAGGCTGGAGCAGAAGTACCACCACCAGAGCCACTCAGCCCAAAGATGACACCACCAAAGCAGCCCAGCCCAGAGACGACAATGTCACCAGAAGGGCCCAGCCAGGAGACCACATGGCCAGAGAGGCCCAGGCCGAAAACGACGACACCACCAGAGGGGCCCAGCCCAGAGAAACTGCCGCCAgagcttcccagcccagagacgaGGATGCCGCCAGAGAGGCCCAGCCCAGAAACTACGCGACCATAGTGGCCAAGCCCAGAAACTATGCGGCCATACTGGCCCAGCCCAGAGACTCTGCGGCCATACTGGCCCAGCCCAGAGACAAAGCTGCCAAAAGGGCCCAGCCTGGAGACCATGAGGCCAGAGACCTCCAAGTCAAAGACAATGATGCTGccatagcaacccagtccagagaTGATGCTGccatagcaacccagtccagagaTGATGATGCTGccatagcaacccagtccagagaTGATGCTGCTGCCGGAGCAGCCCAGTCCAGAGACCCCACAGCCAGAGAGACCCAGGCCAAAGATGACACTGCCAGAGAGGCCCAGCCTAGAGATGATGATGCCACCAGAGGGACCGAGCCCAGAGACCACGGGGCCAGAGAGGCTCAGGCCAAAGACAACACCAGAGTGGCCCAGCCTAGAGACTATGTGGCCACAGTGGCCCAGCCTAGAGACTATGCAGCTATAGTGGACCAGCCCAGAGATTTTGCAGCCATAGtggcccagcccagagatcaCGAGCCCAGAGCCACCCAGCCAAGAGATGTCACTGCTAGAGCAGCTCAGCCACGGATAGATTGGGATAAAGTAAAAGCTGGAGTGATAgaatggaataaaagaaaatgggCAGATTTACCACCAATTAAGAAAAACTTATACATAGAATCCAAAGCAACACAATCATTATCTCAAGTCGAAGTGGACATTTGGAGAAAGGAAAATTGCAACATAAGGTGTGATGACTTGACAGAGGGTGACAAACGTCCCATACCCAAGCCCACATGTACATTCGAAGATGCTTTCCAACAATATCCTGAGATTATGGAAAGCATTAGGAGAGCTGGTTTTCAAAAGCCAACGCCAATTCAGTCTCAGGCATGGCCAATTATTCTACAAGGAATAGATCTTATAGGGATTGCACAAACTGGAACAGGCAAAACACTATCCTATTTAATGCCTGGCTTTATCCATCTTAATTTTCAACCAGTGTCTAGAAAACAACGGAATGGACCTGGCATGCTAGTCCTTACACCCACCAGAGAATTAGCTTTGCAAGTAGAAGCTGAATGTTCTAAGTACTTATATAAAGGTCTTAAAAGTGTTTGTATATATGGTGGTGGaaacagaaaaggacaaatacaaGATGTTACCAAAGGTGTAGACATCATTATTGCAACTCCTGGAAGACTAAATGATCTACAAATGAATAATTATGTCAACCTAAGAAGCATAACCTACTTGGTCTTGGATGAGGCAGATAAAATGCTGGACCTGGGGTTTGAACACCAAATAATGAAGATCTTATTAGATGTGCGCCCAGATAGACAGACTGTTATGACAACTGCATCTTGGCCAGATGCCACCCGTAGACTGGCCCAGTCTTATTTGAAACAGCCTATGATTGTTTATGTTGGCACTCTGGATCTAGTTGCTGTAAATACTGTGAAGCAAAACATAATTGTCACCACTGAAGAAGAAAAACGATCTCTGATCCAAGAATTCCTACAGAGCCTGTCACCCAAAGACAAAGTCATAGTGTTTGTCGGCAGAAAACTTGTGGCTGATGACTTATCAAGTGATTTAAGTATTCAAGGAATACCTGTCCAGTCCCTGCATGGTGACAGGGAACAGTGTGATCGAGACCAAGCATTAGAGGACTTCAGAAGTGGAAGAGTGAAAATACTGATCGCTACCGATTTAGCATCCAGAGGTCTTGATGTCAGTGATGTCACACATGTATATAATTACAATTTTCCACGCAATATTGAAGAATACGTACACAGAGTTGGACGTACTGGAAGAGCAGGGAAAACAGGTGAATCAATCACCCTTGTGACCCAAGATGATTGGAAAATTGCTGATGAGttgattaaaattctccaaagaGCCAACCAGACTGTGCCACCCAACCTCCGATCAATGGCTGATCGGTTTAAGAAGCGTAAGCAAATTAGgagataggaaaaaaatcaaagaaacctCAAGAAAAATGCACCGAGTTTTATTAACATCCACACCTTGAAAAATTTCACCTACTAG